A genome region from Candidatus Poribacteria bacterium includes the following:
- a CDS encoding ABC transporter ATP-binding protein: protein MDDTLLSVQNLKTYFRTPEGLARAVDGISFDIKPNEIFALVGESGCGKSVTALSIIQLIAQPAGFIADGAIYYKGQDITGLSEVEKRKIQGNDIAMIFQEPMTSLNPVFTIGNQISEAIQEHQDLRGAAARNAAIEMLDRVGIPEPAARYDEYPHQMSGGMKQRVMIAMALSCRPGLLIADEPTTALDVTIQAQILELIQRLQQELQTAVLLITHDLGVVANIADRVAVMYAGKIAEMGTWEQLYETPQHPYTVKLLESTPARDKRGTALNTISGRVPKATAYNDGCRFADRCPKVMDGCDTIIPTLHAVNGSEHSVACHLYNPEPPFSVQLANRKPAIQKHATVVSTTKLALETEVAQQSERVSEQPTASHPQLQVKDLCVHYPIQKGIFKRTDGYVYAVDDVTLDIPGGKTLALVGESGSGKTSFGKAILRLGVPVEGDIVYDGVNIATTTRQQMHPYRKRMQIIFQDPYASLNPRMPVGRIIQEGMQTHGIGASDEERQTRTAELMRRVGLSPDMVTRYPHEFSGGQRQRIGIARCLAVDPEFIVCDEATSALDVSVQAQILNLLKSLQVDFNLSYLFITHNLSVVEYFADEVAVMYLGRIVERGTTEEIFDAPKHPYTRALLSAVPKMDAQTGVEKIRLEGDVPSPINRPVGCHFHPRCPEVMPLCKEEYPGVTHFTQTHSCRCYLYRDAE from the coding sequence ATGGACGACACATTGCTGAGCGTACAAAATCTCAAAACCTATTTTCGCACCCCCGAAGGGCTTGCCCGTGCGGTTGATGGCATCTCTTTTGACATCAAACCGAACGAAATTTTCGCACTCGTTGGGGAGTCCGGCTGTGGTAAAAGCGTCACCGCGCTCTCTATAATTCAGCTCATCGCGCAACCTGCTGGGTTCATCGCCGACGGTGCCATCTATTATAAAGGGCAAGACATCACAGGCTTATCTGAAGTTGAGAAACGGAAGATCCAAGGCAACGACATCGCCATGATATTCCAAGAACCGATGACCAGTCTCAACCCTGTTTTCACCATCGGCAATCAGATTTCAGAGGCAATCCAGGAACATCAAGACCTTCGCGGTGCCGCCGCAAGAAATGCAGCAATTGAAATGCTCGATCGCGTCGGCATTCCGGAACCCGCTGCCCGTTACGACGAATATCCACACCAAATGTCGGGGGGTATGAAACAACGTGTTATGATTGCGATGGCGCTCTCCTGTCGTCCAGGGCTCCTCATCGCCGATGAACCCACAACCGCGCTGGATGTCACCATACAGGCACAGATCCTCGAACTTATTCAACGCCTCCAACAGGAATTGCAGACGGCAGTCCTCCTGATTACGCATGATTTGGGGGTCGTCGCCAACATCGCTGACCGAGTTGCTGTTATGTACGCCGGAAAAATTGCTGAGATGGGGACATGGGAACAACTCTACGAGACGCCACAGCACCCTTACACCGTAAAACTCCTCGAATCCACACCGGCGCGGGATAAACGCGGAACAGCGTTGAACACAATTAGCGGCAGAGTCCCGAAAGCGACTGCGTATAATGACGGCTGCCGATTCGCCGATCGGTGTCCAAAGGTCATGGACGGATGCGACACCATTATCCCGACGTTACATGCTGTCAACGGTAGTGAACACAGTGTCGCGTGTCATCTCTACAATCCTGAACCGCCCTTTTCGGTGCAGCTTGCAAACCGAAAACCTGCTATACAGAAGCATGCTACAGTAGTTTCAACTACAAAACTGGCACTTGAAACAGAAGTCGCCCAACAAAGTGAAAGGGTTTCGGAGCAACCAACGGCATCGCATCCGCAACTTCAGGTGAAGGACCTATGTGTCCACTACCCTATTCAGAAAGGTATCTTCAAACGGACGGACGGTTATGTTTATGCCGTTGATGACGTTACGCTTGATATCCCAGGCGGCAAAACACTGGCACTCGTCGGAGAGTCTGGATCCGGCAAAACCTCCTTCGGTAAAGCTATTCTCCGGTTGGGTGTGCCTGTTGAAGGTGACATCGTTTATGATGGCGTTAACATCGCCACGACGACCCGTCAACAGATGCATCCCTATCGGAAAAGAATGCAAATTATCTTCCAAGATCCTTACGCGTCCCTGAATCCGCGGATGCCTGTGGGTCGTATTATTCAGGAGGGGATGCAGACACACGGTATTGGTGCATCTGATGAGGAACGACAGACACGGACCGCAGAATTGATGCGACGTGTCGGCTTATCTCCAGATATGGTAACCCGCTATCCACACGAATTTTCCGGGGGGCAAAGACAGCGCATCGGCATTGCCCGGTGTCTCGCTGTCGATCCGGAGTTCATTGTGTGTGACGAGGCGACCAGCGCGTTAGATGTGTCTGTGCAAGCGCAAATACTCAATCTATTGAAATCGCTACAGGTCGATTTTAATCTCTCCTACCTCTTCATCACGCATAACCTTTCCGTTGTTGAGTACTTTGCGGATGAAGTCGCGGTGATGTACCTCGGTAGGATCGTTGAGCGTGGGACAACAGAGGAAATTTTCGATGCGCCTAAGCATCCTTATACGCGGGCACTCCTTTCCGCCGTCCCGAAGATGGATGCCCAGACAGGTGTTGAAAAGATTCGATTGGAGGGGGATGTGCCTTCCCCAATCAATCGTCCAGTCGGGTGTCATTTTCATCCACGGTGCCCGGAAGTGATGCCGCTGTGTAAAGAAGAATATCCCGGTGTAACCCATTTTACACAGACGCATTCGTGCCGCTGTTACTTGTATAGGGATGCTGAGTAG
- a CDS encoding sulfatase-like hydrolase/transferase encodes MPQSDTNQPNVIVFFTDQQRWDTSGLHGNPLDLMPNFDRMAQRGTHVRRSFTCQPVCGPARSCLQTGLYATRTGCFRNGIPLSPNLKTLAHHFGEAGYATGYIGKWHLYSGGTGPGPVPAEHRGGYDDWLASNVLEFTSDAYQTTLYDNDNNPVDLPGYRVDALTDAVIRYVDRHQNEPFYLFTSYIEPHHQNHLDDYPPPDGYRERYAGKWIPPDLAALGGSTHQHLGGYYGMVKRLDEALGRLLDALKSLHLLDNTVILFTSDHGCHFKTRNGEYKRSCHESSIRVPTAFHGPGFIGGGQVQELVSLVDLPPTLLDAAGLDVPGEMQGKSILPLLRGETDDWQEEVFVQISEAQVGRAVRTHRWKYGVDAPHKNGGADAGSDRYVEQYLYDLHADPYELRNLIGLQSHEIVTAVMRERLIRRMLEVGEEAPTIEPAPTQRSGQRSVSEAEARS; translated from the coding sequence ATGCCACAAAGTGATACAAATCAACCGAATGTTATCGTCTTTTTCACCGACCAGCAACGCTGGGACACCTCCGGTTTACACGGCAATCCACTTGACTTAATGCCCAATTTTGACCGGATGGCGCAGCGTGGGACACATGTCCGTCGCTCCTTTACATGCCAACCCGTCTGTGGACCCGCCCGCTCCTGTCTACAAACCGGATTATACGCCACGCGCACTGGCTGCTTCCGAAACGGTATCCCATTATCCCCCAACCTCAAGACCCTCGCACACCACTTCGGTGAGGCGGGCTACGCCACCGGATACATCGGCAAATGGCATCTCTATAGCGGCGGCACCGGTCCGGGACCCGTGCCGGCTGAGCATCGCGGCGGGTATGACGACTGGTTAGCGTCCAACGTTCTTGAATTCACTTCCGATGCGTATCAAACGACGCTCTACGATAACGACAATAATCCTGTCGACCTTCCCGGCTATCGCGTAGACGCGCTCACGGATGCGGTGATCCGTTACGTTGATCGGCATCAGAACGAACCGTTTTATCTCTTTACGTCATACATTGAACCCCACCATCAGAACCATCTGGATGATTATCCGCCACCGGATGGATATCGGGAACGGTATGCTGGGAAATGGATACCCCCGGATCTCGCCGCGCTCGGGGGGTCGACGCATCAACATTTGGGGGGCTACTACGGTATGGTGAAAAGGCTTGACGAGGCACTCGGTCGACTGCTTGATGCCCTCAAGAGCCTCCACCTGCTTGACAATACTGTCATTCTCTTTACCTCTGACCACGGGTGTCATTTCAAGACCCGCAACGGTGAATACAAACGCTCATGCCACGAGAGTTCCATCCGGGTCCCGACGGCGTTCCACGGTCCCGGATTCATTGGGGGTGGGCAGGTCCAGGAACTTGTGAGTCTTGTGGATCTCCCGCCGACGCTCCTGGATGCCGCCGGATTGGACGTTCCAGGTGAGATGCAGGGCAAATCCATTCTGCCCCTGCTACGTGGCGAAACAGATGACTGGCAAGAGGAGGTTTTCGTCCAAATCAGTGAGGCGCAGGTCGGACGTGCCGTCCGGACGCACCGCTGGAAATACGGCGTGGATGCCCCGCATAAAAATGGCGGCGCGGATGCCGGGTCAGACCGGTATGTTGAGCAGTATCTCTATGATCTCCACGCGGATCCCTACGAGTTGCGGAATCTTATTGGATTGCAATCGCACGAAATTGTCACAGCGGTCATGCGGGAGCGGCTCATTCGTCGGATGTTAGAGGTAGGTGAAGAGGCACCCACAATCGAACCCGCACCCACGCAGAGAAGTGGACAACGCAGTGTCTCCGAAGCAGAGGCAAGAAGTTAA
- a CDS encoding prolyl oligopeptidase family serine peptidase, which produces MVARRFLTTEQGVEQLLKTPPLLHFKGKTKTEWQEWRRRFRRNLVKDLGPSPEALPLAVETLEEIKRDGYTRKKIIFNPDPFSSIPAYLLIPESASAKHPAPAVLCAHGHGVGKDGAVGIVEDYQKQYAVELARRGFVTLAPDWRCFGERKDRDEWVRRPSRDGCNVAYLAFGYFGYQLIQLNISDGQRCLDYLQSLPEVDGRRLGCMGCSFGGTMTTYISALDQRVKAAVIVCYLSTLTDALNDRGRGNTCGSQFMFGLRKAGDIADVAGLIAPRACMVQIGSEDMCFIESDALAAFGQLEKIYAASGRRDQLVLDHFQGEHEIDLEPGIAFLEERL; this is translated from the coding sequence ATGGTAGCACGGCGTTTTTTGACAACAGAGCAAGGCGTTGAACAACTCCTGAAAACACCCCCACTCCTCCATTTCAAGGGAAAGACAAAAACGGAATGGCAAGAATGGAGAAGACGCTTTCGGCGCAACCTCGTCAAGGACCTGGGACCTTCGCCGGAAGCGTTGCCGTTGGCGGTCGAAACCTTAGAGGAGATAAAACGGGACGGTTACACACGGAAAAAGATAATTTTTAATCCAGACCCATTTTCCTCAATCCCGGCATACCTCTTAATCCCAGAAAGCGCGAGTGCGAAGCATCCAGCCCCTGCAGTTTTATGTGCACACGGACACGGTGTCGGTAAGGACGGGGCAGTTGGAATTGTGGAGGACTATCAAAAACAGTACGCAGTCGAATTGGCGCGGCGCGGTTTTGTTACATTAGCACCGGACTGGCGGTGCTTCGGTGAACGAAAGGATAGAGACGAATGGGTGCGTCGCCCGAGTCGCGATGGATGCAATGTTGCGTATCTGGCGTTCGGGTACTTCGGTTATCAACTGATACAGCTGAATATCTCAGACGGACAACGGTGTTTGGACTATCTTCAGTCGCTCCCGGAAGTTGACGGGCGGCGTTTAGGATGCATGGGATGCTCCTTCGGCGGGACGATGACGACCTATATTTCCGCCTTGGACCAGCGGGTGAAGGCGGCGGTTATTGTCTGTTACCTCAGCACACTGACAGACGCGTTAAATGACAGAGGCCGTGGGAATACGTGCGGCTCGCAGTTCATGTTCGGGCTTCGGAAGGCAGGCGACATCGCAGACGTAGCAGGACTCATCGCCCCGCGGGCGTGCATGGTGCAGATCGGTTCCGAGGATATGTGTTTTATCGAGTCAGATGCTTTGGCAGCGTTCGGACAACTGGAGAAAATTTATGCCGCCTCAGGCAGACGGGATCAATTAGTGCTGGATCACTTTCAGGGTGAACATGAAATTGATTTGGAGCCGGGGATCGCGTTCTTGGAAGAACGGTTGTAG
- the mutL gene encoding DNA mismatch repair endonuclease MutL: MPKIKILSADVANKIAAGEVVERPASVVKELIENAIDAGSTAIRVEIRAGGKRLIRVSDNGIGMQREDALLALERHATSKVNRIEDLERIHTFGFRGEALASIASVSQFELLTRTADALEGTKVDVEGGVFRSVQESGCSPGTHMSINNLFYNVPARLKFLKTDTTEMNHITNQVTWAALAHPKIHFSLTHNGRSILDVRSCDSYLERVRLLYGREFAENLIEFTEALPDLKMYGLLGKPEFTKPNREYQLFFLNQRPIRSRIIGAALTEALNAMVAKDRQPVALLFLTLEPDTVDVNVHPAKIEVRFRNERTIYSGIVRMLRDALHKTKYIPKIETPIEPTRSDGDTENRDVSRPQRVPPLGSLSGPGRGQRTTPIPQVQHRQTPPATPQETEKGDQASEAQTPSTQHGQGTRAPTIVVQPPQQRMPDDANLSLLDFENVQLKTILFKTYIVVEAGDKIFFIDQHVAAERVLYERFVNQVETDGIPVQGLLLPVTLEVTPQQLGVLKIHGDIFKKLGFDLEEFGGNTILIRAIPSPLPTRIAAQTVTDLLDKLPETPHTEVQIPEAMDNALITLACKSAVKAGDTLDTKEMMNLIKELSEAKLPFNCPHSRPIIVEMGRDELERRFHR, from the coding sequence ATGCCAAAAATTAAAATACTCTCCGCAGATGTTGCCAATAAGATCGCCGCAGGCGAGGTCGTCGAGCGTCCTGCATCCGTCGTCAAAGAACTCATTGAAAACGCCATAGATGCAGGCAGCACCGCTATCCGCGTCGAAATTCGGGCAGGCGGGAAACGTCTTATCCGTGTATCTGATAACGGTATCGGTATGCAACGCGAGGACGCACTCCTCGCCTTAGAACGCCACGCAACGAGCAAAGTGAATCGTATTGAGGACCTTGAGCGTATTCACACCTTTGGGTTCCGCGGGGAGGCTCTCGCAAGTATCGCCTCCGTGTCCCAATTTGAACTCCTCACTCGCACGGCTGACGCGCTTGAAGGAACGAAGGTGGACGTTGAGGGCGGTGTTTTCCGGTCTGTGCAAGAGAGCGGATGCTCCCCCGGCACCCACATGTCCATCAACAACCTCTTTTACAATGTCCCCGCACGCCTGAAATTCCTCAAAACCGATACGACTGAGATGAACCATATCACGAATCAGGTGACATGGGCGGCACTCGCGCATCCGAAGATCCACTTTTCACTGACGCACAACGGCAGATCGATACTTGATGTCCGTTCCTGTGATTCATACCTCGAACGCGTTCGCCTCCTCTACGGCAGAGAGTTCGCCGAAAACCTCATCGAATTTACAGAGGCACTGCCCGACCTGAAGATGTATGGTCTGCTCGGTAAACCCGAATTTACGAAGCCGAACCGAGAATATCAACTCTTTTTCCTCAATCAGCGACCGATACGCAGCCGTATCATCGGCGCAGCATTGACAGAAGCACTTAATGCCATGGTTGCCAAAGACAGGCAGCCTGTCGCGCTCCTTTTCCTAACCCTGGAACCCGATACGGTCGATGTAAATGTACATCCTGCCAAAATCGAGGTGCGCTTTCGGAACGAGCGGACAATTTATAGCGGAATCGTCCGGATGCTCCGTGACGCGCTCCATAAAACAAAATATATCCCCAAAATTGAAACCCCCATTGAACCGACGCGCTCCGACGGAGATACTGAAAACCGTGATGTCAGTCGGCCGCAACGGGTACCCCCACTGGGCTCCCTATCGGGTCCTGGAAGAGGGCAACGAACAACACCTATCCCGCAGGTGCAGCACAGGCAAACACCGCCTGCCACACCACAGGAGACAGAGAAGGGAGATCAGGCTTCGGAAGCGCAAACGCCGTCTACGCAGCACGGGCAAGGTACCCGCGCCCCTACGATCGTTGTGCAGCCACCGCAGCAGCGGATGCCTGATGATGCAAATCTCAGTCTGCTCGACTTCGAGAATGTCCAACTCAAGACGATCCTCTTTAAAACCTACATCGTCGTTGAGGCGGGAGATAAAATCTTCTTCATTGACCAGCATGTCGCTGCTGAACGCGTCCTTTATGAACGTTTCGTCAACCAAGTGGAAACCGATGGGATTCCTGTGCAGGGGTTGCTACTGCCGGTGACTTTAGAAGTCACACCGCAGCAGCTGGGGGTCCTCAAAATTCACGGCGACATCTTCAAGAAACTCGGCTTCGATCTGGAGGAGTTCGGTGGGAATACTATCCTCATTCGTGCGATCCCGTCGCCGTTACCCACTCGTATTGCCGCGCAGACCGTTACGGATCTACTTGACAAACTCCCGGAAACCCCCCATACCGAGGTCCAGATTCCAGAGGCGATGGACAATGCCTTGATAACGCTCGCTTGCAAATCGGCTGTCAAAGCCGGGGATACATTGGATACGAAAGAGATGATGAACCTCATCAAGGAGTTGTCTGAGGCGAAACTCCCGTTCAATTGTCCGCACTCCCGTCCTATTATCGTCGAGATGGGGCGCGATGAATTGGAACGCCGATTCCACCGGTAA
- a CDS encoding mandelate racemase/muconate lactonizing enzyme family protein has translation MKITDVKTLVMGTSWRNLTFVKVETDEGLTGVSEVRMNNRTDALVAYIDGAKRRHVIGSDPFNTEDLYQRLFRDDYGRAGEIVATGISVIEIACWDIIGKAVNQPVYRLLGGACRDKIKAYANGWYRVERSSEEFHAAAKRVLEKGYRALKFDPFGAGYYELSYEEKLKSVELVEAVRDAVGPDVEILVEMHGRFSPYMAIEISAELEKFQPSWVEEPVPPDNIAALAKAAEKINLPVATGERLHNKYEYRELINLQAADILQPDITQTGGFLETKKIAAMGDMCYMTVAPHNVGGPVSTATALHFAACTTNFKIQEHFNDFSEAWVKEAATGCPEVIDGYFSLPNGPGLGMELNEDLIAEHPYREGSFNLFENDWHKREY, from the coding sequence ATGAAAATTACAGATGTTAAAACCCTGGTCATGGGAACCAGTTGGCGCAACCTAACGTTCGTGAAAGTTGAGACCGACGAAGGCTTAACCGGTGTCAGTGAAGTGCGGATGAACAACCGCACAGACGCACTCGTTGCCTATATTGATGGTGCGAAACGCCGACATGTCATTGGCAGCGATCCGTTCAACACCGAGGACCTCTATCAACGCTTGTTCCGCGACGATTATGGTCGCGCGGGTGAGATCGTTGCAACCGGTATCAGTGTTATTGAGATTGCATGCTGGGATATTATCGGTAAAGCAGTGAACCAGCCCGTCTACCGCTTACTCGGCGGTGCCTGCCGCGATAAGATCAAAGCGTATGCCAACGGCTGGTATCGGGTTGAACGCTCATCCGAAGAATTTCACGCCGCCGCCAAACGTGTACTCGAAAAAGGCTATCGAGCCCTCAAGTTCGACCCGTTCGGTGCTGGGTATTATGAGCTCTCTTATGAAGAGAAGTTGAAATCCGTTGAACTCGTCGAAGCCGTCCGTGATGCCGTCGGACCCGACGTCGAAATTCTTGTTGAGATGCACGGCCGCTTTAGTCCATATATGGCAATCGAGATTTCTGCAGAATTGGAGAAATTCCAACCGAGTTGGGTTGAGGAACCTGTCCCACCGGACAACATCGCGGCACTTGCCAAAGCCGCAGAGAAAATTAACCTCCCCGTCGCTACGGGTGAGCGGCTCCACAACAAATATGAATACCGGGAATTGATTAACTTACAAGCCGCGGATATCCTACAACCCGACATTACCCAGACAGGTGGATTCTTAGAAACCAAGAAAATCGCGGCGATGGGTGATATGTGTTATATGACGGTGGCACCGCATAACGTCGGTGGACCCGTTTCCACAGCAACCGCCTTGCACTTTGCTGCCTGTACCACTAACTTTAAAATTCAGGAACATTTCAACGATTTCTCTGAAGCGTGGGTGAAAGAGGCTGCCACCGGGTGTCCCGAAGTCATTGATGGCTATTTCAGTCTGCCCAATGGACCAGGACTCGGTATGGAACTGAATGAAGACCTCATCGCTGAACATCCGTATCGCGAAGGTTCATTCAACCTCTTTGAAAACGACTGGCACAAACGCGAATATTAA
- the lysA gene encoding diaminopimelate decarboxylase, translating to MSFHYQDGYLYCEKLRVKDIQERVPYSPFYLYSLAQLETNYTAYQKALEGIDSIIGYAIKANNNLVLLKRLSALGSGAVLVSGNELQMSLAAGFDLKRTILNGNGKTLEELRLAVEHGVLINIDSEFDLAHIQETAKNLDQPANVLIRINPDVDPQVHPYVSTGMKNSKFGIRNERLDWFLNEIRKDQLLNLVGVHCHLGSTIKKVRIFRDATEIMLAFIHGIQAEGFSPRYLNIGGGLGIDYERTGEEIPTPSDLIDSIRDLLPKEITLIIEPGRSLVGNTSVFVNRVTGVKTNGNKHFIVTDGSMSELIRPSLYDAYQHIQFIEPIEGAVETYDIVGPVCESADFLGKGRALSTPHEGAGLVVYDAGAYCHAMSSNYNLKMRPPEYLVDGDTVTCIRRVETLDDYLRLFDV from the coding sequence ATGAGTTTTCACTATCAAGACGGGTACCTCTACTGCGAAAAATTGCGGGTTAAAGACATTCAAGAGCGGGTACCTTACAGTCCATTTTACCTCTACAGTCTCGCGCAACTGGAGACGAACTACACCGCATATCAGAAAGCACTGGAGGGGATCGATTCAATCATCGGTTATGCAATTAAAGCCAACAACAATCTCGTCCTCCTCAAACGCCTCAGCGCACTGGGTAGCGGTGCTGTCCTTGTCAGCGGAAACGAATTGCAGATGTCCCTCGCGGCGGGTTTCGATCTGAAACGGACGATCCTGAACGGCAACGGAAAAACGCTTGAAGAACTCAGACTCGCCGTTGAACACGGTGTGCTGATTAACATTGACAGCGAATTCGATTTGGCGCACATTCAAGAGACGGCAAAAAACCTTGACCAACCCGCGAATGTCCTTATCCGCATCAATCCCGATGTCGATCCACAGGTACATCCGTATGTCTCTACCGGCATGAAGAATTCCAAGTTCGGCATCCGTAATGAGCGGCTTGATTGGTTTTTAAACGAGATTCGTAAGGATCAATTATTGAATTTAGTGGGGGTCCACTGCCACTTGGGGTCAACGATTAAAAAGGTGCGAATCTTCCGAGACGCTACTGAAATTATGCTTGCTTTCATACATGGGATTCAAGCGGAAGGATTTTCGCCGCGGTATCTCAATATCGGCGGCGGTTTGGGCATTGACTACGAACGCACTGGTGAGGAGATTCCGACCCCCTCCGACCTCATCGATTCCATCCGTGATCTGCTACCGAAGGAAATTACGCTCATTATCGAACCCGGGCGTTCTCTCGTTGGCAATACTTCTGTTTTTGTCAATCGCGTTACGGGTGTGAAGACCAACGGTAACAAGCATTTCATCGTCACCGATGGGAGTATGTCAGAACTGATCCGACCGAGCCTCTACGATGCTTATCAGCATATCCAATTTATCGAACCGATTGAGGGTGCCGTTGAAACCTACGATATCGTCGGTCCCGTCTGTGAATCCGCAGATTTTCTGGGCAAAGGGCGAGCCCTCTCGACACCGCATGAAGGTGCCGGACTTGTCGTTTACGATGCGGGTGCGTATTGTCACGCCATGAGTTCCAACTACAATCTAAAGATGCGTCCCCCGGAGTATCTTGTTGATGGCGATACCGTCACCTGTATCCGCCGGGTTGAAACGCTCGACGATTATCTGCGTCTTTTCGATGTTTAA
- a CDS encoding Gfo/Idh/MocA family oxidoreductase, whose amino-acid sequence MAGKLKVAAVGCGGIGHRHQLGYIQHPGAELVAVCDIDTAKAKARAEELGIEKWYPSIKEMLANEECDLVDVVTADYLHFEPVMECLEAGKHVISEKPLSLYIDEAEQMVAKADEKGVYLAIDYNRRFAPGYVQARKWFDAGAIGQTYYLDMKLSQGGPASTWKGEYYLLYELETHAIDLLRWFGGEIVAVCVQMAKPRQHEAREGEDACYTSMAISFRYETETVATLMASWDSDFIHPIERLEICGSDGEIVVDNVLTRATLMRRDNQVVEEYRPSIFRDEQLAFNGTFALRVAALVDDLLTDQSPAPTGRDGLQALRITEAIVESWKEKREVAVRID is encoded by the coding sequence ATGGCAGGGAAACTGAAAGTAGCAGCGGTTGGGTGCGGTGGCATCGGGCATCGTCATCAACTGGGGTATATTCAGCATCCGGGTGCGGAATTGGTGGCGGTATGCGACATAGACACTGCTAAAGCGAAAGCACGTGCTGAAGAACTCGGCATAGAGAAGTGGTACCCTTCCATCAAAGAGATGCTTGCGAATGAAGAGTGTGACCTCGTAGACGTTGTAACCGCTGATTACCTGCACTTTGAACCTGTGATGGAATGTCTGGAAGCCGGGAAACACGTTATCTCTGAAAAACCATTGTCCCTTTACATTGATGAAGCAGAACAGATGGTCGCGAAGGCAGACGAAAAAGGGGTCTACCTTGCCATCGATTACAACCGCCGGTTCGCCCCCGGATATGTTCAGGCACGCAAATGGTTTGATGCCGGTGCTATCGGGCAGACTTACTACTTGGATATGAAATTATCTCAAGGCGGCCCCGCCTCAACATGGAAAGGCGAATATTACCTGCTTTATGAACTGGAAACTCACGCGATTGACCTACTTCGATGGTTTGGCGGCGAAATTGTCGCCGTTTGTGTGCAAATGGCGAAACCGCGACAACACGAAGCGCGGGAAGGCGAAGATGCATGTTATACCAGCATGGCGATTTCTTTCCGTTATGAAACAGAAACCGTCGCTACATTGATGGCAAGTTGGGATAGCGATTTTATTCACCCCATTGAGCGACTCGAAATCTGTGGTTCCGATGGCGAAATCGTCGTTGATAATGTTTTGACACGAGCGACTTTGATGAGACGGGATAATCAGGTCGTCGAAGAATACCGTCCCTCCATTTTTAGAGACGAACAACTTGCGTTTAATGGAACATTTGCCTTACGGGTGGCCGCCCTCGTCGATGATTTACTCACCGATCAGTCACCTGCGCCAACGGGTAGAGATGGTTTGCAAGCGTTACGGATTACTGAAGCTATTGTGGAATCGTGGAAGGAAAAACGGGAAGTCGCAGTCAGAATCGATTAA
- a CDS encoding IS1 family transposase translates to MNCPRCKRKDAVKNGKVRERQRYKCKSCGFQFTRLTSRGRPPWQRALAVFLYCRGISISTIARKFSVSPSTVFKWIRKFGTPLGPTPESDADGAVLLDEAEIAKYLKTQSENCDSGKIFVVIPEDVSSEDVIVGIKRD, encoded by the coding sequence ATGAACTGTCCGCGCTGCAAACGGAAAGATGCTGTCAAAAATGGGAAAGTTAGGGAACGCCAACGCTATAAATGTAAATCTTGTGGATTTCAGTTTACACGGCTTACCTCCCGTGGGAGACCCCCATGGCAGAGAGCCTTAGCGGTGTTTCTATACTGTCGCGGGATTTCTATCAGCACTATCGCGCGGAAGTTTTCAGTATCGCCGAGTACCGTCTTCAAATGGATTCGGAAGTTCGGCACACCCCTCGGACCTACCCCGGAATCTGACGCAGATGGGGCGGTTCTTCTGGATGAGGCTGAAATAGCGAAGTATCTGAAAACGCAAAGCGAAAACTGTGACTCTGGAAAGATTTTTGTCGTTATACCGGAAGACGTGTCGTCTGAGGATGTAATCGTCGGCATAAAACGAGATTGA